Proteins from a genomic interval of Quercus robur chromosome 9, dhQueRobu3.1, whole genome shotgun sequence:
- the LOC126700998 gene encoding uncharacterized protein LOC126700998: MTDVLYKATKYMNAEDALLAREEKLKKRERQEDTRQDRGRKVARTGDQHDEKRSRPPTGRFTNFTPLTAPIDQVLMQIKDEGALTFLGKLKGDPNKRPRGKQGKLQRFVSKERTDTSEEQALRRENERPRPPIGDIRMIVGGTATARSSKKARKTYLRMVHSVQLTGFVPKMPRIDNPVIKFSKDDAWRLHHPHDDALMVSLQIGDYNMHQVLVDNGSSVNILYYPAFQQMRIDRERLSLTNAPLVGFEGTKVFPLGAITLAVTAGDYP; encoded by the exons ATGACGGACGTTCTCTACAAGGCtaccaagtacatgaatgcagaGGATGCATTGCTGGCCCGCGAGGAAAAGCTTAAGAAGAGGGAGAGGCAGGAGGACACGCGACAGGATAGGGGGCGAAAGGTCGCTAGAACCGGGGATCAACATGATGAAAAGCGCTCCAGACCCCCCACTGGAAGATTCACCAATTTCACCCCATTAACCGCCCCGATCGACCAAGTATTgatgcaaatcaaagatgaaGGAGCATTGACTTTCCTTGGAAAGTTGAAGGGAGACCCCAACAAAAGACCGAGAGGCAA GCAGGGGAAGCTACAGAGGTTTGTTAGCAAGGAAAGAACTGATACATCGGAGGAACAGGCCCTACGACGGGAGAACGAGCGCCCTAGACCACCCATAGGGGACATAAGAATGATCGTAGGGGGCACAGCTACAGCCAGATCTTCCAAGAAAGCCCGCAAAACCTACCTCAGGATGGTCCACAGCGTCCAACTCACAGGATTCGTACCAAAGATGCCACGAATAGATAACCCCGTCATAAAATTTTCGAAGGATGACGCTTGGAGACTTCACCATCCTCATGACGACGCACTAATGGTCAGCCTGCAGATAGGGGATTATAACATGCACCAGGTCCTCGTCGACAACGGCAGCTCAGTAAACATCTTGTACTATCCAGcattccagcaaatgaggattgacagggaACGGTTGTCCCTAACGAACGCCCCACTCGTGGGATTTGAGGGTACGAAGGTGTTCCCTTTGGGTGCAATAACACTAGCTGTGACGGCGGGTGACTATCCTTAG